A single Tamandua tetradactyla isolate mTamTet1 chromosome X, mTamTet1.pri, whole genome shotgun sequence DNA region contains:
- the AKAP4 gene encoding A-kinase anchor protein 4, producing MSDEIDWLHSRRGVCKVDLYSPTGQQDHDRKVICFVDVSTLNVEDKDSEDAAGSSSEGDLNLENLEEKEIIVIKDTEKQDQSKTEGSVCLFKQAPSDPISVLNWLLNDLQKYALGFQHALSPSASSCKHKVGNIEGEYHKLSSGNCYSVYADQLNRDYVANASQSLHVEMTAVKNTNNNQSPSTPPAKSPSNQRAVISPDGEDIDDLSFYVNRLSSLVIQIARKEIKEKLEGGSKCLHHSIYPSTGDKGKNSPRSAVSKIASEMAHDAVEVTSAEMRGTGEECKEGGRKTFLYSELSNKNKSGDKQMCQRDSKEFVDSISKGLMVYANQVASDMMVSVMKTLRVHSSGKPIPACVVLKRVLLKHTKEIVSDLIDSCMKNLHNITGVLMTDSDFVSAVKRNLFNHGKQNAADIMEAMLKRLVSALLGEKKETRSQSLSYASLKAGSHDPKCKNQSLEFSAMKAEMKGKDKGKMKPEQCKSLTSAEKVSEHILKESLNMWNQKQGSQGKVVGKLCPNREEKREQISPSTDSLAKDLIVSALMLIQYHLTQQAKGKDALEEDSPGSSMGYMAQSAQYEKCGSGQSAKALSMKHLESRGAPGPSTSLKENQQLDSQKLDMSNIVLMLIQKLLNESPFNCDDLSESENKRSEPRANKATSMSKRPDRGEEQCQDNQELDFTSGMKQVNRQFIDQLVESVMKLCLIMAKYSNNGAALTELEEQAALASSSNCQGSGSRCGHDAMVSQNYQDTPGPEVIINNQCSTTSLQKQLQAVLQWIAASQFNVPMLYFMGDDDGQLEKLPEVSAKAAEKGYSVGDLLQEVMKFAKERQLDEAVGNMARKQLLDWLLANL from the exons atGTCTGATGAAATTGACTGGTTACACAGCCGCAGGGGCGTATGCAAGGTAGATCTCTACAGCCCAACAGGACAGCAAGATCATGACCGTAAAGTG ATATGTTTTGTCGATGTGTCCACCCTGAACGTGGAAGATAAAGATTCCGAG GATGCTGCTGGTTCCAGCTCAGAAGGTGACTTAAACCTGGAGaatctggaagaaaaagagatTATTGTGATCAAGGACACCGAGAAGCAAGACCAATCTAAG ACAGAGGGATCTGTGTGCCTTTTCAAACAAGCTCCCTCTGATCCCATAAGTGTCCTCAATTGGCTTCTCAATGATCTCCAGAAGTATGCCTTGGGTTTCCAGCACGCACTGAGCCCCTCAGCCTCTAGTTGTAAGCATAAAGTAGGAAACATAGAAGGCGAATATCACAAATTATCCTCTGGGAACTGCTACAGTGTCTATGCTGATCAACTAAACAGGGATTATGTGGCCAATGCATCACAGAGCCTACATGTAGAAATGACAGCAGTCAAAAACACTAACAACAACCAGAGTCCTTCGACTCCTCCAGCCAAATCTCCTAGCAATCAGAGGGCAGTTATCTCCCCTGATGGAGAAGATATCGATGACCTTTCCTTCTATGTCAATCGGCTATCTTCTCTGGTAATCCAGATAGCCCGTAAGGAAATCAAGGAGAAGTTGGAAGGTGGAAGTAAATGCCTTCATCATTCAATCTATCCTTCCACTGgggacaaaggaaaaaacagtcCCCGCAGTGCTGTGAGCAAGATCGCTTCTGAAATGGCCCATGATGCTGTAGAAGTCACCTCTGCAGAAATGCGGGGCACTGGGGAAGAGTGCAAGGAAGGCGGCCGGAAAACCTTTCTGTATAGTGAATTATCCAACAAGAACAAGAGTGGAGACAAGCAGATGTGCCAGAGAGACAGCAAAGAATTTGTAGATTCTATCAGCAAAGGGCTCATGGTTTATGCAAATCAGGTGGCCTCTGacatgatggtctctgttatgaaaaCTTTGAGAGTGCACAGCTCTGGGAAGCCAATTCCAGCCTGTGTGGTCCTAAAGAGGGTATTGTTGAAGCATACCAAGGAGATCGTGTCCGATTTGATTGATTCCTGCATGAAGAACCTGCACAATATTACTGGGGTCCTGATGACTGACTCAGACTTTGTCTCAGCTGTCAAGAGGAATCTGTTCAACCATGGGAAACAAAATGCTGCAGACATCATGGAGGCCATGCTGAAGCGCCTGGTCAGTGCACTTCTTGGTGAGAAGAAGGAGACTAGGTCTCAGAGTCTGTCATATGCATCCTTGAAAGCTGGATCCCATGATCCCAAATGCAAGAACCAGAGTCTTGAATTCTCAGCCATGAAAGCTGAGATGAAGGGAAAAGACAAAGGCAAAATGAAACCAGAGCAGTGCAAGTCATTGACCAGTGCTGAGAAAGTCAGTGAACACATTCTCAAGGAAAGCCTGAACATGTGGAACCAAAAGCAAGGAAGCCAGGGCAAAGTGGTTGGCAAATTATGCCCCAatagagaggagaaaagagaacagaTCAGCCCTTCCACAGATTCACTGGCAAAGGATCTGATTGTCTCTGCCCTTATGCTGATCCAGTACCATCTAACCCAGCAGGCCAAGGGTAAAGATGCATTAGAAGAAGACAGTCCTGGATCTTCCATGGGCTATATGGCTCAAAGTGCCCAATATGAAAAGTGTGGAAGTGGCCAAAGTGCCAAAGCACTTTCAATGAAACATCTAGAATCTCGTGGAGCTCCTGGACCATCCACCTCTCTAAAGGAAAATCAACAGCTGGACTCCCAGAAGCTAGATATGTCAAACATCGTTCTAATGCTGATTCAGAAGCTGCTTAATGAGAGCCCCTTCAACTGTGATGATCTCTCTGAAAGTGAGAACAAGCGTTCTGAACCCAGGGCAAACAAAGCGACTTCTATGTCCAAGAGGCCTGACAGAGGGGAGGAACAATGCCAGGACAATCAAGAACTTGACTTCACCAGTGGGATGAAGCAAGTAAACCGGCAGTTTATAGATCAGCTGGTAGAATCTGTGATGAAGCTGTGTCTTATCATGGCGAAGTATAGCAACAATGGGGCAGCCCTCACTGAGTTGGAAGAACAAGCAGCCTTGGCAAGCAGCTCCAATTGCCAGGGCAGTGGCTCCAGATGTGGTCATGATGCCATGGTGTCACAGAACTATCAAGACACTCCCGGGCCTGAAGTCATCATCAATAATCAGTGTTCTACAACTAGCTTACAGAAGCAGCTCCAGGCTGTCCTGCAGTGGATTGCAGCCTCCCAGTTCAATGTGCCCATGCTCTACTTCATGGGAGATGATGATGGACAACTGGAGAAG CTTCCTGAGGTTTCAGCCAAGGCAGCAGAAAAGGGGTACAGTGTAGGAGACCTTCTTCAAGAAGTCATGAAGTTTGCCAAGGAACGACAACTGGATGAAGCCGTGGGAAACATGGCTAGGAAGCAACTGCTAGACTGGCTGCTCGCTAACCTGTGA